From the genome of Gloeomargarita sp. SRBZ-1_bins_9, one region includes:
- the urtD gene encoding urea ABC transporter ATP-binding protein UrtD, with amino-acid sequence MNILETKDLTVSFDGFQALNSLNFRMAAGELRTIIGPNGAGKTTFLDVITGKVKPTRGRVYFKGQDITAYPEFVIARLGMGRKFQTPRVYLKLSVRENLELASNRRKGLWHTLLGRPKSSEKRAVSELLAFIGLAKKQHWPAGLLSHGEKQWLEIGMLVAQSPDLLLVDEPVAGLTDEETEKTGNLLLSLAGEHSIIVIEHDMEFVRQIAQKVTVLHQGTVLCEGTIEEIQANPQVIAVYLGSQEPNHAAHH; translated from the coding sequence ATGAACATCTTGGAGACCAAAGACCTAACGGTTAGTTTTGATGGCTTTCAGGCCCTAAATAGCTTGAACTTCCGCATGGCTGCTGGGGAGTTGCGGACGATTATTGGCCCTAATGGGGCTGGCAAAACTACCTTTTTGGATGTGATTACGGGTAAGGTGAAGCCCACAAGGGGGCGGGTATATTTCAAGGGCCAAGATATTACGGCCTACCCGGAGTTTGTGATCGCTCGACTGGGGATGGGGCGCAAGTTTCAAACTCCCCGCGTGTATCTCAAGTTGTCGGTGCGGGAGAATTTGGAGCTGGCCAGTAATCGCCGCAAGGGGCTGTGGCATACCTTACTGGGACGGCCCAAAAGTTCGGAAAAACGCGCGGTGAGTGAACTCTTGGCTTTTATTGGCTTGGCGAAAAAGCAACATTGGCCGGCCGGTTTACTGTCCCATGGGGAAAAACAGTGGCTGGAAATCGGTATGTTGGTGGCGCAATCGCCGGATTTGTTGCTGGTGGATGAACCAGTGGCCGGCCTGACGGATGAGGAAACGGAAAAAACGGGTAATTTACTGCTATCTCTGGCGGGGGAGCACTCGATTATCGTTATCGAACATGACATGGAGTTTGTGCGGCAAATTGCCCAGAAGGTGACGGTGCTGCACCAAGGGACTGTGTTGTGTGAAGGCACGATTGAGGAGATTCAAGCGAACCCGCAGGTGATCGCGGTTTACTTGGGAAGTCAGGAGCCAAACCATGCTGCGCATCACTAA
- the urtE gene encoding urea ABC transporter ATP-binding subunit UrtE, with protein sequence MLRITNLDVFYGESHILRQVDLQVKPGEMVCLIGRNGVGKTTLLKSIMGLLRPRQGDIRFEERSLLPLPPYARARLGIGYVPQGREILPRLTVRENLLLGLEAHPEMGAKREQALAEVFALFPVLERMQHRLGGNLSGGQQQQLAIARALLGRPRLLLLDEPTEGIQPSIVLEIEAAVRRIVHCWGIGVLLVEQHLHFVKQADFYYAMQKGGIVAAGPTSELTAEVIQRYLSV encoded by the coding sequence ATGCTGCGCATCACTAATTTGGATGTTTTCTACGGCGAGAGCCATATTCTGCGGCAGGTGGATTTGCAGGTGAAGCCGGGGGAAATGGTCTGCTTGATCGGCCGCAACGGGGTAGGTAAAACAACCCTGCTGAAAAGCATTATGGGTCTGTTGAGGCCGCGGCAGGGAGATATTCGGTTTGAGGAGCGCTCGCTGCTGCCGTTGCCCCCCTATGCACGGGCTCGCTTGGGCATCGGTTATGTGCCCCAGGGGCGCGAAATTCTGCCCCGTTTGACGGTGCGGGAAAATTTGTTGCTGGGGTTGGAGGCGCATCCAGAAATGGGGGCTAAGCGGGAACAGGCCCTGGCGGAGGTGTTTGCGCTTTTTCCGGTACTGGAGCGTATGCAGCACCGCTTAGGGGGAAATCTGAGTGGGGGTCAACAGCAACAGTTGGCCATTGCCAGGGCTTTGCTTGGCCGCCCGCGCTTACTTTTGCTGGATGAGCCGACGGAGGGGATTCAACCATCAATCGTTTTGGAAATTGAGGCCGCCGTTCGCCGCATTGTGCATTGCTGGGGTATTGGGGTGCTTCTGGTGGAGCAGCATCTGCACTTTGTGAAACAGGCCGACTTCTACTACGCCATGCAAAAGGGGGGGATCGTGGCTGCCGGCCCCACCAGTGAGTTAACAGCGGAGGTCATCCAGCGCTACCTGTCGGTGTAG
- a CDS encoding ABC transporter ATP-binding protein — MATNNALEGLTFQQVSYTYPGALEPAVVELNLTIPQGYKTVILGRNGSGKSTVLLLAAGLYRGYRGVITWRGEPLQHHWSWRRRIGLTFQDPEHQLVGTTVAEDIAYGLNNLSLSRSAMTERLTQILQDFDLVSLADVPLHDLSLGQKRRVALAGVMALQPELLLLDEPTTYLDLQQTQGFLGLLHRIHQQGTTLVMATHDIDLAYAWADWVVWLEGGRLRVAGWADHVWSYRELLNDLGTPTLQAAWQALPASWRGPHPAPKTLAAWQTYWHWWLNVDGA; from the coding sequence ATGGCAACTAACAACGCCCTAGAGGGATTGACGTTCCAGCAGGTGAGCTACACCTATCCCGGTGCGCTGGAACCGGCGGTTGTGGAACTGAATCTGACGATTCCGCAGGGCTACAAGACAGTGATTCTCGGGCGCAATGGCAGTGGCAAATCCACCGTACTGCTCCTGGCGGCCGGTCTCTATCGGGGCTATCGGGGGGTGATCACCTGGCGGGGGGAGCCATTGCAACACCATTGGTCCTGGCGACGACGGATTGGTTTGACGTTTCAGGACCCGGAGCACCAGTTGGTGGGGACGACTGTGGCCGAGGACATTGCCTATGGATTGAATAATTTGTCCCTGTCCCGGTCGGCCATGACCGAGCGTTTGACGCAAATTTTGCAGGATTTTGACTTGGTTTCCTTAGCGGATGTCCCCCTGCATGACCTGAGCCTGGGCCAAAAACGGCGGGTAGCCTTGGCGGGGGTGATGGCCTTGCAACCGGAGCTGCTCCTTTTGGATGAACCTACGACGTACCTGGACCTTCAACAAACCCAAGGGTTCCTGGGGCTGCTGCACCGGATTCACCAGCAAGGTACGACGTTGGTTATGGCCACCCACGATATAGACCTGGCCTACGCTTGGGCGGATTGGGTAGTGTGGCTAGAGGGGGGACGCCTGCGGGTCGCAGGTTGGGCTGACCACGTCTGGAGCTATAGGGAGTTGTTGAATGACCTGGGAACACCGACCTTACAAGCGGCCTGGCAAGCCCTACCGGCTAGCTGGCGTGGTCCTCACCCTGCCCCGAAAACCCTGGCGGCCTGGCAGACGTATTGGCACTGGTGGTTGAATGTAGATGGAGCTTAA
- a CDS encoding substrate-binding domain-containing protein: MTQDYNDYSYVKCPQCGYERNPIGAAKCEICGYRLKKGWPLVPILATLVGVAVLGGGGFWLLSRMVQQKPAAVTSSPDPNLSGPASSPDFGATSAPVAPATQTAGITIVARIADVPDVPSGTFNYGGSTTFAPLRSERINQVIYQAHPQFRLRYVEPPGGKPGSGAGIEMLIDGQLSIAQSSRPLKDEEYERAQRRGFRLEQVPIANDAIAIYVHPQVQIPGLTVAQVRDIFTGRVTNWQQVGGPNLPVVPFSRNLQAGGTVDFFKEMVLGGAALGPNVREPRDTTDSLRKVGATPGGVGYATISEVVNQSMVRIVPIAKEAGSPYVAPDINGREINLEALTNGTYPITRRLFLIIKRDGTLDEKASVAYANMFLSDEGQRLIKEAGFAPLR, translated from the coding sequence ATGACCCAGGACTACAACGATTACAGCTACGTCAAATGCCCCCAGTGTGGCTATGAACGGAATCCCATAGGGGCAGCCAAATGCGAGATTTGCGGCTACCGGCTGAAAAAGGGATGGCCCCTGGTGCCGATTCTGGCAACGCTGGTGGGTGTGGCGGTTCTGGGGGGTGGGGGATTTTGGTTGCTCAGTCGGATGGTCCAGCAGAAGCCAGCAGCAGTCACGTCTTCGCCAGACCCCAACCTTAGCGGGCCTGCATCATCACCGGACTTTGGTGCGACATCAGCTCCCGTGGCACCAGCAACGCAAACAGCGGGCATCACCATCGTTGCGCGCATTGCCGATGTACCGGATGTTCCCAGTGGCACCTTTAACTACGGGGGTTCGACCACGTTTGCTCCCCTGCGGTCAGAACGGATCAACCAGGTGATTTACCAGGCCCATCCCCAATTTCGCTTGCGCTACGTCGAACCGCCGGGGGGCAAACCGGGTTCCGGAGCCGGCATTGAAATGCTCATTGACGGTCAGCTTTCTATTGCCCAGTCGTCCCGCCCTCTCAAGGATGAGGAATACGAGCGAGCGCAACGGCGGGGCTTTCGGTTGGAACAAGTGCCCATTGCCAATGACGCCATTGCCATCTACGTCCATCCCCAGGTGCAAATCCCCGGTCTTACGGTGGCCCAGGTGCGGGACATCTTCACAGGCAGGGTGACCAATTGGCAACAGGTGGGCGGTCCCAATCTGCCGGTGGTACCCTTTAGCCGCAATTTGCAAGCGGGGGGGACGGTGGACTTTTTTAAGGAAATGGTGTTGGGGGGAGCAGCGCTGGGGCCGAATGTCCGCGAACCCCGGGACACCACCGATTCTCTGCGCAAAGTCGGAGCAACCCCCGGTGGGGTGGGCTATGCCACGATTTCGGAAGTGGTCAACCAGAGCATGGTACGCATTGTCCCCATCGCCAAGGAAGCCGGCAGCCCTTACGTGGCCCCGGACATCAATGGTCGCGAGATCAATCTGGAGGCCCTGACCAACGGCACCTATCCCATTACCCGGCGGCTCTTTCTCATCATCAAACGGGATGGCACGTTGGATGAAAAAGCCAGCGTGGCCTACGCCAATATGTTTCTCAGCGACGAGGGCCAGCGATTGATCAAAGAAGCCGGTTTTGCACCGTTGCGTTAG
- a CDS encoding rhomboid family intramembrane serine protease, whose amino-acid sequence MTVRKPNPPSSALPGTSQTSVMQEIRRAFGLPFYFLLPAWGQQMVDQVVFQGRWNIPIIPRQIRGLPGIVFAVFSHADFAHLLANSIPFLIFSWLILLQSYRRYGITLLVGWLGGGLGCWLLGPRPVHGMSGVIYTLFGYLLWIGWQEKRLVSLLISVLVLVNYGGLVWGVLPREPYVAWWGHLIGFVLGIGTAYVLGRSPSPR is encoded by the coding sequence GTGACCGTGCGGAAACCTAACCCCCCTTCCTCGGCTTTGCCGGGCACCAGCCAGACTTCAGTGATGCAGGAAATCCGGCGAGCTTTTGGGTTACCCTTTTACTTCCTGCTCCCGGCCTGGGGGCAGCAAATGGTGGACCAGGTGGTGTTTCAAGGGCGCTGGAACATCCCGATCATTCCCCGACAAATCCGGGGCTTACCGGGTATTGTGTTTGCTGTTTTCTCCCACGCGGACTTTGCCCATCTCTTGGCCAACTCCATCCCCTTTCTCATCTTCAGTTGGTTGATTTTGCTCCAGAGCTATCGCCGCTATGGGATCACGTTGCTGGTGGGCTGGCTGGGCGGCGGGCTAGGTTGCTGGTTGCTGGGACCGCGCCCGGTACACGGCATGAGTGGCGTGATTTATACCCTCTTTGGCTATCTGTTGTGGATTGGCTGGCAGGAGAAGCGTCTGGTTTCTCTGCTGATTTCGGTGCTGGTGCTGGTGAACTATGGGGGGTTGGTCTGGGGGGTTTTGCCCCGGGAACCCTATGTGGCCTGGTGGGGACATCTGATCGGGTTTGTCCTGGGTATCGGGACAGCTTATGTCCTGGGGCGTTCCCCATCTCCCAGGTAA
- a CDS encoding ABC transporter ATP-binding protein, producing the protein MARLILEQVTQKFGRQVAVADVSLHIPDGEFWVLMGPSGCGKSTILRTVAGLLPVQQGRIWLGERCVNQVPARERDVAMVFQNYALYPHMTVAENLAFGLKMRGVPPQERQRRVRWVAELLGLTELLQQKPGQLSGGQQQRVALGRAMVRQPQVFLLDEPLSNLDTRLRDQTRTELKRLHQQLPITTLYVTHDQTEAMTLADQLVVMHQGRIQQIGSPQHLYRHPANKTVALFLGHPPMNILPAHCFPAVPPTVEVGVRPETIALTSPEKGDLQGRVVLVEPLGDVNLVQVEVGPDLLLWVKTGQQPTVGETVGLVIPAQARYYFDKATGACQVLTRA; encoded by the coding sequence ATGGCCCGGTTGATCCTGGAACAGGTGACGCAGAAGTTTGGCCGGCAGGTGGCGGTGGCGGATGTCTCTTTGCACATCCCGGATGGGGAGTTTTGGGTGTTGATGGGGCCGTCGGGGTGCGGCAAGTCCACCATTTTGCGTACGGTGGCGGGGTTGTTGCCGGTGCAACAGGGGCGCATCTGGTTGGGGGAGCGCTGTGTCAACCAGGTGCCGGCGCGGGAGCGGGATGTGGCCATGGTGTTTCAAAACTATGCTCTCTATCCCCACATGACCGTGGCGGAAAACTTGGCGTTCGGACTGAAAATGCGGGGTGTCCCTCCCCAGGAACGGCAGCGGCGGGTGCGCTGGGTGGCGGAACTTTTGGGCTTAACGGAGTTGCTCCAGCAAAAACCGGGGCAGTTATCTGGCGGCCAACAACAGCGGGTGGCTTTGGGGCGAGCGATGGTGCGGCAACCCCAGGTGTTTTTACTGGATGAACCTCTGTCGAACCTGGACACCCGTTTACGGGACCAGACCCGCACCGAACTCAAACGCCTGCACCAGCAATTGCCCATCACCACGCTCTATGTCACCCATGACCAGACGGAGGCCATGACCTTGGCGGATCAACTTGTGGTCATGCACCAGGGACGGATTCAACAAATCGGTTCCCCCCAACACCTCTACCGGCACCCGGCCAACAAGACGGTGGCGCTTTTTTTGGGCCATCCTCCCATGAACATCCTGCCGGCCCATTGCTTTCCGGCGGTGCCGCCGACGGTGGAGGTGGGGGTCCGACCGGAAACCATAGCCCTGACGTCACCGGAAAAGGGGGATTTGCAGGGGCGGGTGGTCCTGGTGGAACCGTTGGGGGATGTGAATCTGGTGCAGGTGGAGGTTGGCCCAGACCTGTTGCTGTGGGTCAAAACAGGGCAGCAGCCGACGGTAGGGGAAACGGTGGGATTGGTCATTCCTGCCCAGGCCCGCTATTACTTCGATAAGGCGACGGGGGCTTGTCAGGTGTTGACTCGGGCATAG
- a CDS encoding SEC59/DGK1/VTE5 family protein: MGLTIPWGAVAGVTLWLFLVLSLALVVQRTTKADAETLRKIVHIGTGNVILLAWWWQVPTWIGIGAAIVAALVTFISHWVPLLSVIDSVNRRSWGTFFYAVSIGVLMAWFWPRLQYKYAVLGVLVMGWGDGLAGVVGRYWGKHPYRLAGICKTWEGSLTMAGVAGVLTGWVLGWTPLVPVVALVAAVLEVFSYYGVDNLTVPLATAAVAFWWQQLWPG; the protein is encoded by the coding sequence ATGGGCCTGACCATCCCCTGGGGTGCAGTAGCGGGGGTAACGCTCTGGCTCTTTCTGGTGCTGAGCCTCGCCCTGGTGGTCCAACGCACAACCAAGGCGGATGCGGAGACGCTACGCAAGATCGTCCATATCGGCACGGGGAATGTGATCCTATTGGCCTGGTGGTGGCAGGTCCCTACTTGGATCGGTATTGGTGCGGCCATCGTAGCGGCCCTGGTCACCTTTATTTCCCACTGGGTGCCCCTGTTGTCCGTGATTGACAGCGTGAATCGCCGCAGTTGGGGGACATTTTTTTATGCGGTGAGTATCGGGGTGCTGATGGCCTGGTTTTGGCCGCGCTTGCAGTACAAATACGCCGTTTTGGGAGTGCTGGTGATGGGCTGGGGCGATGGGTTGGCCGGGGTGGTGGGGCGCTATTGGGGTAAACATCCCTACCGACTGGCGGGCATTTGTAAAACCTGGGAGGGGTCGCTAACGATGGCGGGGGTAGCAGGGGTGTTGACGGGGTGGGTGCTGGGGTGGACACCCCTGGTGCCGGTGGTGGCCCTGGTGGCAGCCGTTTTAGAGGTGTTTTCCTACTATGGGGTGGACAATTTGACGGTCCCCTTGGCAACGGCGGCGGTAGCGTTTTGGTGGCAGCAGCTATGGCCCGGTTGA
- a CDS encoding NAD(P)H-quinone oxidoreductase subunit O, with amino-acid sequence MAIKKGSLVRVQRERLENSLEAQANDTRWSAYVFESPAEVLDIRGDYVQLKFRVPTPPVWLRLDQVEEWA; translated from the coding sequence ATGGCTATCAAAAAGGGTAGCTTGGTGCGGGTGCAGCGGGAACGCCTGGAAAACAGCCTGGAGGCCCAAGCCAATGACACCCGCTGGTCGGCCTATGTCTTTGAGTCGCCGGCGGAAGTGCTGGACATCCGGGGAGACTACGTGCAGTTGAAGTTCCGTGTACCGACGCCACCCGTTTGGTTACGCCTGGACCAGGTGGAGGAATGGGCCTGA
- a CDS encoding EAL domain-containing protein gives MDQARWQQLLQVLPYPVLWVEREATGQYVWRELANDPRRDDWIWEPLRSLAIACLQQQRPRRQRLTVGNRTYVVELTPLSDNQALGIAIPAEELAQLAEAAPVLLWLADRQGLVTYVNQQWTVVTQEPMAAALGEGWWRRVHPQDQAPLRRLFQQAIASGQPYQAEFRLQNAQGQYIWLACQGQPRYHAQGEWVGFLGAAVDITARRQAEQTTCRQGEYNQFLVQLSANILQSFDLDGLMQCAVDRLQALLRADRVAIAPVTPDGKVAFRVEAVAEDRWRLLHTQIYDPCFDERYLAAYRQGRVCVIDDVDRATLQPCHRALLQQFHVQANLVVPIRHRDHFWGLLILHHCQQPHLWDQAEIQLVQQVANYLGLALHRGELYERLRQEEARYRQIVEQQTELICRHTPQNQITFVNSAFCRYVGQTASEVLQQPATAFGLAPGEQPLGRGDGSWGWVQWQGQPITNDQGEIVEWQWVGRDVTATHQAQEQLKLMESVVVCANDGIVITRRGQVIYANPTFLAMTGYSLAELQERGLGELCGPKTDLTQWEYLQNSMGQGASVRVELVQYSRDQRDFWVELTVLSLGAPDRGEWVWVYRDITGQKQMEARLLYEATHDALTGLPNRNFLMDCLHQAHQRCQPQQGRYYAVLFTDLDRFKLVNDSLGHTIGDEMLQEVARRLQQHLRPGDTLARIGGDEFVVLLEPVTGVAEAVAMAEQFLQVLQQPFVLQGQEVVLSSSIGICLNDDPDYGPADILRNADIAMYQAKLAGRCGVQVFQPGMHAQVMGQLALETALRQGLAQEEFVLYYQPVVHLQTGAIVGFEALLRWQQPQGRLVMPGAFIPAAEESGLIHPLSEWVLEQVCQQLAHWHQLRPDVTVAVNLSGRLFRRTPALVAQILTALDRWQLPPRSLVLEVTEGILMADPQTVSQALSELRRHGVQVSIDDFGTGYSSLARLQHLPVDCLKIDRLFIQQMTQRGALVKAIITLALTLEKDVIAEGIETTEQLALLHSFSPADRIYGQGYWFAPPLPAAAATELLQSRPCWPRE, from the coding sequence ATGGACCAGGCCCGATGGCAGCAACTGCTCCAGGTTTTGCCCTATCCTGTCCTGTGGGTGGAACGAGAGGCTACGGGACAGTACGTATGGCGGGAGTTGGCTAACGACCCTCGTCGAGATGATTGGATATGGGAACCGCTACGCTCCCTCGCTATTGCTTGCCTGCAACAGCAACGCCCCCGGCGCCAGCGGTTGACCGTTGGCAACAGAACCTATGTGGTGGAGTTAACACCCCTATCGGATAACCAGGCCCTGGGTATTGCTATACCGGCGGAGGAATTGGCCCAACTGGCGGAAGCGGCACCGGTGCTGCTCTGGCTGGCGGATAGACAGGGGTTGGTCACCTACGTCAACCAGCAGTGGACGGTTGTGACCCAAGAGCCGATGGCTGCCGCCCTGGGGGAGGGGTGGTGGCGTCGCGTACATCCCCAAGACCAGGCTCCCTTGCGCCGCTTGTTTCAGCAGGCCATCGCCAGCGGTCAACCCTACCAAGCCGAATTCCGTTTACAGAATGCCCAGGGGCAATACATCTGGTTAGCCTGCCAGGGCCAGCCCCGCTACCATGCCCAGGGGGAATGGGTCGGTTTCTTGGGTGCTGCTGTGGACATCACTGCCCGCCGTCAGGCAGAACAGACCACCTGCCGCCAAGGGGAATATAACCAATTTTTGGTCCAGCTCAGTGCAAACATCCTGCAATCGTTTGACCTAGACGGACTGATGCAGTGTGCGGTGGACCGTCTGCAGGCCCTGCTGCGAGCAGACCGGGTGGCCATTGCGCCGGTGACCCCCGATGGGAAGGTGGCTTTTCGGGTTGAGGCCGTTGCCGAGGACCGCTGGCGCCTGTTGCACACGCAAATCTATGACCCCTGTTTTGACGAACGCTACTTGGCGGCCTATCGGCAGGGGCGGGTGTGTGTGATTGACGATGTAGATCGGGCAACGCTGCAACCCTGCCATCGGGCTTTATTGCAACAGTTCCACGTGCAGGCCAATCTAGTGGTGCCAATTCGTCACCGGGATCATTTCTGGGGGTTGCTGATTCTGCATCACTGTCAACAGCCCCACCTCTGGGACCAGGCAGAAATCCAGTTGGTGCAACAGGTGGCCAATTACCTGGGGTTGGCGTTGCACCGGGGAGAACTCTATGAACGCCTGCGGCAAGAAGAAGCCCGTTACCGCCAAATTGTGGAACAGCAAACCGAACTCATTTGCCGCCACACCCCCCAAAACCAAATCACCTTTGTCAACAGCGCCTTTTGCCGCTATGTGGGCCAAACAGCCAGTGAAGTGCTCCAGCAACCGGCGACGGCTTTTGGTCTAGCGCCTGGAGAACAGCCCCTGGGGCGGGGGGATGGCAGTTGGGGGTGGGTGCAATGGCAGGGGCAACCCATTACCAACGACCAAGGGGAAATCGTGGAATGGCAGTGGGTCGGGCGGGATGTGACGGCAACCCACCAGGCCCAAGAGCAGTTGAAGCTGATGGAATCGGTGGTGGTCTGTGCCAATGATGGGATAGTGATCACCCGCCGGGGCCAGGTGATCTACGCCAACCCCACCTTTTTGGCCATGACCGGTTATTCGCTAGCGGAGCTGCAGGAACGGGGGTTAGGGGAACTGTGCGGCCCCAAAACGGACCTGACCCAGTGGGAGTACCTGCAAAACTCCATGGGCCAGGGGGCTTCGGTGCGGGTGGAGCTGGTGCAGTACAGCAGGGACCAGCGGGATTTTTGGGTGGAATTGACTGTGCTTTCCCTGGGGGCACCGGATCGGGGCGAATGGGTGTGGGTGTACCGGGACATTACCGGACAAAAACAGATGGAAGCCCGCCTGCTCTACGAAGCCACCCACGATGCCCTGACGGGTCTGCCCAACCGTAACTTTCTCATGGATTGTCTGCATCAGGCCCACCAGCGCTGTCAACCCCAGCAGGGACGGTACTATGCGGTGCTGTTTACCGACCTGGACCGGTTCAAGCTGGTCAACGACAGCCTGGGCCACACCATCGGCGATGAAATGTTGCAGGAAGTAGCCCGGCGGTTGCAGCAACACCTACGCCCCGGCGACACCCTAGCGCGCATTGGCGGCGATGAGTTTGTCGTGCTCCTGGAGCCGGTGACGGGGGTAGCGGAGGCGGTGGCGATGGCCGAGCAGTTCTTGCAGGTGTTGCAGCAACCCTTTGTGCTCCAGGGGCAGGAGGTGGTGCTCAGCAGCAGCATCGGTATCTGTCTCAACGACGACCCGGATTACGGCCCGGCGGACATCCTGCGCAATGCCGACATCGCCATGTACCAAGCCAAATTGGCAGGCCGCTGCGGGGTGCAGGTATTTCAACCGGGTATGCATGCCCAAGTGATGGGACAACTGGCGCTAGAGACGGCCCTGCGGCAGGGACTGGCCCAAGAAGAATTTGTCCTGTACTACCAGCCGGTGGTGCATCTGCAAACGGGAGCTATCGTGGGCTTTGAGGCCCTACTGCGTTGGCAACAACCCCAGGGACGTTTGGTGATGCCGGGGGCGTTTATCCCCGCAGCCGAGGAGTCCGGGTTAATCCATCCCCTAAGTGAGTGGGTGCTAGAGCAGGTCTGCCAGCAATTGGCCCATTGGCACCAGCTACGACCCGACGTGACGGTGGCGGTCAATCTCTCGGGACGCCTGTTCCGACGGACACCTGCCCTGGTGGCCCAAATTTTGACCGCCTTAGACCGCTGGCAACTGCCACCCCGGTCCCTAGTGCTGGAGGTGACCGAGGGCATCCTGATGGCCGACCCCCAGACCGTGAGTCAGGCCCTAAGTGAATTGCGGCGCCACGGGGTGCAGGTGAGCATTGACGACTTCGGCACCGGCTATTCTTCCCTGGCACGGCTGCAACATCTGCCGGTGGACTGCCTAAAAATCGACCGGTTGTTTATCCAGCAGATGACCCAGCGGGGGGCGTTGGTCAAGGCCATCATCACCCTGGCGCTGACCTTGGAAAAGGATGTGATTGCGGAAGGTATCGAAACCACGGAGCAGTTGGCCCTCCTGCACAGCTTTAGCCCAGCTGACCGGATTTACGGGCAGGGGTATTGGTTTGCCCCTCCTTTACCGGCAGCAGCGGCCACCGAACTCCTGCAGTCACGTCCCTGTTGGCCCAGGGAGTAA
- a CDS encoding UDP-glucose/GDP-mannose dehydrogenase family protein — MQQRSNNYQVQVAIIGMGYVGLTTGVALAYLGHQVVGLDVDARKIARLQGGEIPIYEPYLAELLQLVRSHITFTTDYATAIAPAQVVFIAVGTPSLPDGNPDLTYVRQAAQGIGLHLAQPFTVIVNKSTVPIGSGNWVETLIEEALRQRPTPAPRFAVASNPEFLREGSALHDTFYPDRVVLGTQDPQALEILHQLYQPILEQSFTPPSFLPRPESLAAVPLVTADLASAELIKYAANAFLALKISFINEIAQLAERVGADVTQIARGIGLDKRIGSQFLQAGIGWGGSCFGKDTAALIATARDYGLGMPIVQASRLVNAQQRQLVVDKLLQTLKILKGRRVGLLGLAFKPHTDDLRDAPAYDIAQQLLERGVAVRVHDPVALERAQREWSKLAVQYCDDVLALARDADALVLVTDWPHYQELPWETLTRVMRQPLLIDGRNCLDRERLRQAGFTYLGVGR; from the coding sequence GTGCAGCAGCGGTCTAATAACTATCAGGTGCAAGTCGCAATTATTGGCATGGGCTATGTGGGCCTGACGACGGGGGTGGCCCTGGCCTACTTGGGGCATCAAGTGGTGGGGTTAGACGTGGATGCCCGGAAAATTGCCCGACTCCAAGGGGGGGAAATCCCCATCTACGAACCCTATTTGGCCGAACTCCTGCAATTGGTTCGTTCCCACATCACCTTCACTACGGACTACGCCACGGCCATTGCCCCAGCCCAGGTGGTGTTCATCGCCGTGGGCACCCCGTCCCTGCCGGATGGCAATCCCGATTTGACCTATGTGCGCCAGGCGGCCCAGGGGATTGGGCTGCACCTGGCCCAGCCGTTTACGGTGATTGTCAATAAATCCACGGTTCCCATTGGCAGCGGCAACTGGGTGGAGACGTTGATCGAGGAAGCACTGCGGCAACGACCGACCCCCGCCCCCCGCTTTGCCGTGGCCTCCAATCCCGAATTTTTGCGGGAGGGGTCGGCGCTCCATGACACCTTTTACCCTGACCGGGTGGTGTTGGGCACCCAGGACCCCCAGGCGTTGGAAATCCTGCACCAGCTTTATCAACCCATCCTGGAGCAGAGCTTTACGCCCCCCAGTTTTTTGCCCCGACCGGAGAGCCTGGCAGCGGTGCCCCTGGTGACGGCGGATTTGGCCTCTGCCGAACTGATTAAGTACGCAGCCAATGCGTTTCTGGCCTTGAAGATCAGCTTCATCAACGAAATTGCCCAATTGGCGGAGCGGGTCGGGGCGGATGTGACCCAAATTGCCCGGGGAATTGGGTTGGACAAGCGCATCGGCAGCCAGTTTTTACAAGCGGGCATTGGCTGGGGTGGTTCTTGCTTTGGGAAAGATACGGCAGCCCTGATTGCCACGGCGCGGGACTACGGCTTGGGAATGCCCATCGTCCAGGCCAGCCGCTTGGTGAATGCCCAGCAACGCCAATTAGTGGTGGATAAGCTCCTACAGACGCTGAAAATTCTCAAAGGGCGGCGAGTGGGATTGCTGGGCCTGGCCTTTAAGCCCCACACGGATGACCTGCGGGATGCCCCGGCCTACGACATTGCCCAGCAGTTGCTCGAGCGGGGAGTGGCGGTGCGGGTGCATGACCCGGTGGCTCTGGAACGGGCACAGCGGGAGTGGTCCAAGTTGGCGGTGCAGTATTGCGACGACGTGCTGGCCCTGGCCCGGGATGCAGATGCGCTCGTGCTGGTGACCGACTGGCCCCACTACCAAGAATTGCCCTGGGAGACCCTGACGCGGGTGATGCGCCAGCCCCTGCTGATTGACGGGCGCAATTGCCTAGACCGGGAGCGACTGCGGCAGGCGGGGTTTACCTATCTGGGAGTGGGGCGCTAA